The genomic window CGGTGAGGAGACCGACGAGACGGTGTTGCGGACGCCGGACGTCGGTTCGAGCAGCGGGCCGCGCGTCGTCGGCGGCGACTGACCACCGCGACGCGGCCCACCGGACGGCAACCTTCTATACTCGAGGCGGTCAAGGGCGGGCCATGCGAGACGTCTGTATCGTCGGCGGCGGCGTCGCCGGCCTCGCCGCATCGATCTTCACCGCTCGAGCGGGCCTCGATACCCTCGTCGTCGACGGCGGGGAGTCGATCCTCGCGCGAAACGCCAGCCTCGAGAACTACCCCGGGTTCCCGAACGGAGTCGACGCTCGCCGGTACCTGGAACTGACTCGCGAACAGGCGCGAACGGCGGGTGCCGCGTTCGAACTCGGGCGCGTGACGCACGCCGAACCGGTCACCGAAGGCGAACTCGAGGAGGGGTTCGTCCTCGAGACGGCGGGCGGCGAGCCCCTCGAGGCGCGACGGATTCTCGCCGCCTCGTGGCCGAACAGCGACTACCTCGAGCCGCTGGACGTCGGCCGCATGCAGCGGGGCAACAAACACTTCGTGAGCGTCGGCGACGGCGGGCGGACGGCCGTCGACGGCGTCTACGCCGCGGGTCGAATCGCGGACGAACCCCACCAGGCGGTCGTCGCGGCCGGCCACGGCGCGAAAGTCGCCCTCGCGGTCATCTACGACTCCGAGGTCCCGTTCTATCAGGACTGGGTCGTTCCCGAGGGCTACTTCACCGGCCGCGATCGCGACGTCCCGCCGGGCTGTGAGGAGATCGGCGACGAAGAGCGACGGGAACGCGACGAGGTGGCGCGGGAGACGATGCTCGAGGCCTTCGCGGAGCCGTTAGACGAGCGGCCGACGATGCACCCGAGCGTCGAGCGAGACGGGGACGACGAGGACTGAAGCCCGTCTCGTTCGCGAGGACTCGCGACCAGTGGCCGCCGGCCGATGAGTTAACACGGACCACGTGGAACGCCGTCCCACTACCGATCGACCATGACCGGGACGAACAGCGGGCCTCGCGATCGCGAACGCCTCCGGACGGCGGCCGAACGGGCGACGTTCGGCGCCGCGACCCGATACGCCCGCCAGCACGGGCTCTCGAGGCCGGCCGAGACGGCCTATCTCGAGGCCCTCGCGGACGCTCGTCGGGAGATCGCTCAC from Haloterrigena sp. KLK7 includes these protein-coding regions:
- a CDS encoding FAD-binding protein, which gives rise to MRDVCIVGGGVAGLAASIFTARAGLDTLVVDGGESILARNASLENYPGFPNGVDARRYLELTREQARTAGAAFELGRVTHAEPVTEGELEEGFVLETAGGEPLEARRILAASWPNSDYLEPLDVGRMQRGNKHFVSVGDGGRTAVDGVYAAGRIADEPHQAVVAAGHGAKVALAVIYDSEVPFYQDWVVPEGYFTGRDRDVPPGCEEIGDEERRERDEVARETMLEAFAEPLDERPTMHPSVERDGDDED